The genomic region CATTTTCCAGTGGGTTCTGGTAATCATATTGTATCTGATTATGAAGATGAATTATCAAGTTTGATTGCATGTGCATTAGCTAAGATGTCATCAGAAAATTTGAACGATGAAACTAAATCGTATGATGATCCACAAAGATTGTCATCTTTGAGTTCCCCAAATTTGTCTTCATTTGCATCCATGGAGTCCAATGCTTCGTCGTTTAGCTTTTCGGCTGATGACTCGCGGTTTTCGAGTTTCAATGGGTTAGAAGCGTTCGATTCTGATACATCTTCAGGGCAACCTCATCGACTTATTCATTTGGAAAGATCAGATAAAAAACCTAAGTATACAGTTGGTTGTTTATTTGCTAAAGAGTTCTTGGAACTTCGTGGTCAATGTGGCTTATCTGAATTGGATTATATTTCTTCAATAAGCCGTTGTAAGAATTGGAATGCAAAAGGTGGAAAGAGTAAATCATTCTTTGCTAAAACTATTGATGACCGTTTCATTATAAAGGAAATCAAGAACACCGAATTTTACTCGTTTATTTTGTTTGGTTCGAACTATTTCGGATATATGAACGAATGCTTTAATCAAGGAAACCAAACATGCCTTGCAAAAATTCTTGGGATTTATCAGGTTTTTGCTTTTCTTTCTCTAATTGCTTCTGTTCTTTCAAATAAAAGTTAATAAATTGTTATGTTTTAGGTATAAAAGAGTTACACTTTAGGTGACTTCTACCACATTTGAGTCCCACGTCCTTCTAAGATAGTATGTTTTGTATTACACTATTACTTATCTTACAGATAAAAGCATAACCCGAAAGAACCCACCCACTGATACTCTAATGAGTTTTGATTACAACgtccagcttttttttttttttttaatttatatattatgttatgttatttgttattaatataaaatggttGCAGGTGATGAAAAGAAAGAGTGGGGAAAAGCATGATCTAATGGTGATGGAGAATGTTATGTATGGCCGGAAAATTACTAGACAGTATGATCTAAAAGGAGCTTTGTATGCTCGTTACAATGCTGCCGTTGATAGTGCGGGAGATGTTCTTTTGGACCAAAATTTTGTGAACGACATGAACGTTTCTCCTTTATATGTTAGTATAAAAGCAAAACGGAACTTGCAAAGGGCTGTATGGAATGATACTGCCTTCCTTAAAGTGAGTATTCCTACTTTTtgtcttcacttattttgttattCATCttgtgtttatttttatttttttgtattcaGTCAATTGGTGTGATGGATTATTCATTGTTGGTTGGAGTGGACTCGGAGAAAAAGGAGCTTGTTTGTGGCATAATTGATTATGTTAGACAGTATACTTGGGACAAGCAACTCGAGAACTGGGTCAAGTCTTTTGTTATTCCGAAAAACCAAATGCCGACTATAATCTCCCCAAAAGAATACAAAAAGAGATTCAGAAAGTTTATCGACACAAACTTTCTCACTGTTCCAAATGATTGGTGCTCACAACGATCATCTAACCGTTGCAGCCTCTGTGGTTCGAGTTCCGATCCAAAATCTCACAAATTGGAACATGGTCATGAGAATTAAATATGTTACTATGAGGGATGTTATATAGAATTTTGGATGCATATGTGGTgtacatatatattatatgatcataTTTACATGACATTCTTGGTCCGAGGTCATCTCCCCCATGTATTTATGCACATTTTAAGCAAAGTTCCGGGGAATTCTTAGTTCCAAATTGATAGGTATACAAATGCGTATATTGTACGAATATTATTATGATGAAGAGTTGTGTGTTGTTTGCAAGGAAATGGTTGATGGTTGTGGTAATTGATGGCTCATATACAAACTATTTATGCAATAGTTAGTTGACTTAGTTCTACTGTATTTGTGTTTGTATGGTCATGCTATTGCTATGATAGGGGGTATCTAACTGTGAATAAATGGAAATGGGTGATCTTATTTGTTCACTTGTTTTTCATCCATTTCAAAGTTTTTATTTGTCCATTGATTTCTCTCATTGTAATGATTTCTACACTTCAATATAAAAATGGAGGTATCTGGCCTTAATAAAGCTGGAAATGAAAGATCTCATTTGTCATATTTGAGAAATATGACAAATGGCCAAACCTTTTCTTGTTTTAATTTCGTCAACCACCTGTTTCTTTTAACAACTTTAATTAACAGAAGCAGTTTACCAAAGCGGTTGCTAGTTATTATTTGAAGTTTTTTACAGTATTAATCAAACTATAAATAAATTTGTCACTGCCTAGCATCCATTGTTTTTATAGTGAAAGAACTTAATGAAGTGAAGAAACGGAACCTAATAAGTAACACACCGACTGCATTCTATCAGTAATGATAGTCCTCACCCTTGTTTGACAGGTATGATAAAACCACATAAACAAAATATTAACGATGATCAAATTACATACTCCGACATTAGTTCATACATGTATTATGTATAGCTAGAAAATTTGAAATGGTGATCATCAAGGCGATCTCACAGTAATAGTAATGCACTGATATTTGCAGAAAGACTAGATGAACTTGGATCCTACAGTTCATctgaattaataataaacatataaaaGCAACAAAATTTTTACTTAAATTTTGTACACTAGTATGGTTATTTAGACTACGACCAATTCCACACCTTCAGCCAGCATTGATTCTAGACGCTTAGCTAGACGCCTAGCAGATAATCGAGCAACTTTCTCCTCCGTACAGTCTTTTAAAGTTCGAATCACCAATTTTTTTAGTGCAACAGCAATCTCAATGATGTACGCAACAAGTTCAAAGTCACATTTTCGACCTCGATACCCCACGATTTCAACAAACTTGAGGTGTTGATGTGGATTACTATCATCCATTGCTGGCCTCCTTACAACAAGAGAAGCACGAGGTATCTGCAAATACAACAATTAATTTTTACCTAAAGAATTAATTAATAATGCTCCGTAGCATACTAGTACACAAATTTGGAAAAGCTTAAATACCTCAAGTTTAAAACTCTCCAACCTCGGAAATGTACACAAATCTAGAagacaattatgttttaaatacttAAAAGCCAATCTTAATTGCTTCACATTTGGTAGCTCACAAAACTCGTTGGAGCATAAACATTGCtgcaaaataattaaaaaaaaaacattatttttattattattaatgatcaaTGATAGTAAACACATTAAGAGAGGAGAGGTAGAACTGACCTTTCCATGTTCTATACAAATGGAGAGAGACTGAAGGGATGAGGCACAACAAGATAATGATAACCCGGGGACAACATCATCACTGAAAAACGAATATACCTTAAGTTTTCGAAGACCAGAAAATCTTAAGTCTATCCTCTGACCAATGTAAGTGAATGATTCAAGGTCAAAATCATACAAATGAATGGATTCAACAGAATGAACATAATTCTCTATTTCAAAGTGTTTTAATTTAAGAGTTGGTCCACCTACACGTACAGGTGTAAGGGAATATAGATAACTGATTGACAATGTCTCAAGATTTGGAGAGTAAGACAAAAGTTTCTGAAGAATAGTATCATTCATCTTAACCCTT from Rutidosis leptorrhynchoides isolate AG116_Rl617_1_P2 chromosome 9, CSIRO_AGI_Rlap_v1, whole genome shotgun sequence harbors:
- the LOC139869311 gene encoding uncharacterized protein — its product is MNDTILQKLLSYSPNLETLSISYLYSLTPVRVGGPTLKLKHFEIENYVHSVESIHLYDFDLESFTYIGQRIDLRFSGLRKLKVYSFFSDDVVPGLSLSCCASSLQSLSICIEHGKQCLCSNEFCELPNVKQLRLAFKYLKHNCLLDLCTFPRLESFKLEIPRASLVVRRPAMDDSNPHQHLKFVEIVGYRGRKCDFELVAYIIEIAVALKKLVIRTLKDCTEEKVARLSARRLAKRLESMLAEGVELVVV